A DNA window from Paenibacillus andongensis contains the following coding sequences:
- a CDS encoding RtcB family protein yields MKTKIHGGNHYEMTLEHGNLHVFANTDVFQSFENKVFEMADNNLRIPRSVHMSYTPDAHVGIGTCIGTTAVWSMKDGFVSPSIVGVDIGCGMRVHMTSLHKSDIQDKGIRRALIKAIEKYVPTNERTNTNYSDIDIMDVVQNGLKGLPEKYVPNEQWLTHVEESSFKFDHAYLENLPAKIRKYAHGQLGTLGGGNHFIEIQYLEVAEAHKDLAAKWGLFDGQVVVMIHSGSRAWGAMLGQEFTKVFREVMNSWGIVNPDRNLLYAPIASHEGQTYLNLMYSALNFAVSNRHMIAFGVREAFKEVFGGDTEMPVLYDLMHNYALKEFHRNQSMLVHRKGATRALPPGHFLNTAAYKETGHPALIPGSMGTSSYIMVGKEEGLKNFYSICHGAGRARSRKATKELVTVDQFAQSMKVGTEDEILVNHRSLQTILDECPQAYKDVDQIIDSVVGASLADVVATCKPMVAIKGV; encoded by the coding sequence ATGAAAACAAAGATACACGGCGGTAATCATTACGAAATGACATTAGAGCATGGTAATCTTCATGTTTTTGCTAATACGGATGTGTTCCAATCCTTTGAAAACAAAGTATTTGAAATGGCAGATAATAACCTGCGGATTCCGCGAAGTGTGCATATGAGCTACACCCCGGATGCCCATGTTGGTATTGGTACTTGTATTGGGACAACGGCAGTCTGGAGCATGAAAGACGGGTTCGTTTCCCCTTCAATTGTTGGCGTAGATATCGGCTGTGGCATGCGCGTGCATATGACATCCCTGCACAAAAGTGATATTCAAGACAAGGGAATTCGTAGAGCGCTGATCAAAGCGATCGAGAAATATGTTCCAACGAATGAGCGTACGAATACGAATTACTCGGATATCGATATCATGGATGTCGTTCAAAACGGATTAAAAGGACTTCCTGAGAAATATGTTCCGAATGAACAGTGGCTTACACATGTTGAAGAGTCTTCGTTCAAATTCGACCACGCCTACCTTGAGAATTTGCCTGCAAAAATCCGTAAGTATGCCCATGGACAGCTTGGGACGCTTGGCGGCGGGAACCATTTTATAGAGATTCAGTATCTAGAAGTGGCAGAGGCACATAAGGATTTAGCTGCAAAATGGGGCTTGTTCGACGGTCAGGTTGTCGTCATGATTCACTCTGGTTCTCGTGCATGGGGAGCTATGTTGGGGCAAGAATTCACCAAAGTGTTCAGAGAAGTAATGAACAGTTGGGGTATCGTAAATCCGGATCGGAATCTCTTATATGCGCCAATTGCAAGTCATGAAGGGCAAACCTACTTAAATCTGATGTATTCCGCACTGAATTTTGCAGTAAGTAATAGACATATGATTGCTTTCGGTGTTCGTGAAGCTTTTAAAGAAGTGTTTGGCGGGGATACTGAAATGCCGGTACTCTATGACCTTATGCATAACTATGCATTAAAGGAATTTCACCGCAATCAATCCATGCTCGTTCATCGAAAGGGAGCGACAAGAGCGCTGCCGCCAGGTCATTTTCTGAATACAGCTGCCTATAAAGAAACTGGGCATCCGGCATTAATCCCGGGTTCTATGGGGACCTCATCTTACATTATGGTGGGGAAAGAGGAAGGGCTGAAAAACTTCTACTCCATCTGTCACGGTGCGGGGAGGGCAAGATCACGGAAGGCAACGAAAGAGCTTGTCACCGTCGATCAATTCGCGCAATCGATGAAAGTTGGTACGGAAGATGAGATTCTGGTTAATCATCGTTCCCTGCAAACGATTCTTGATGAATGTCCACAAGCCTATAAGGATGTGGATCAGATTATTGATAGTGTTGTGGGCGCGTCGCTAGCAGATGTAGTGGCGACTTGTAAGCCGATGGTTGCGATTAAAGGTGTTTAA
- a CDS encoding helix-turn-helix transcriptional regulator, giving the protein MAKESFDKEIQFLRMLVLTSGAYSRQQFAERLGISVHTFDKTLRRLKEIVASMYQQAPDMQKKELAEMLRYSYFDSTDPMLLFLFRAKSLKESESQRISTLLATMNVQPLTAIELLDVCCKDIQTDSSLPDEKTIRNDLKYLEEVGVIKKEPGPRPYRYRIHNDLIQELTLDELIDLYDFIDVMSNTQVPSVQGYLLRDGLKKHMNRTSSEPASIEPFLYKYHYHSRILDEAHLSILLSAIQNRCKIDFLYFSPKNSQSYSSKNTNPLFEREMEGKLQKTLPLKIVYDHQYGRWYLLAYDSRHGIKKYRMEGMTQIEHGERVDSILFDEKKSVLEESIKHSWVLDTGRSVTLKVRFFNPGDTGPNFIKDRVLLQGQWGEITEETTDWFIFEIEVNGTTEIKPWIRSFGSSCEVLEPLYFRNEMISEWKELEAYYEPVRENI; this is encoded by the coding sequence ATGGCTAAGGAAAGCTTTGATAAAGAAATTCAATTTCTGCGTATGCTTGTCCTCACTAGCGGGGCATATAGTCGTCAGCAATTTGCGGAGAGGCTGGGTATCTCGGTCCATACTTTTGATAAAACATTACGTCGGTTAAAAGAAATCGTAGCTTCGATGTATCAACAGGCGCCAGATATGCAAAAGAAAGAACTCGCCGAGATGCTTCGTTACAGCTATTTCGATTCAACTGATCCTATGCTGCTGTTCTTATTTCGAGCAAAGTCATTGAAAGAATCCGAAAGTCAGCGAATATCTACGCTTCTTGCTACTATGAATGTGCAGCCCCTTACCGCTATTGAACTCCTGGACGTATGTTGTAAAGATATCCAAACGGATTCCTCTCTTCCTGACGAGAAGACGATTCGAAACGATTTAAAATATCTGGAAGAAGTCGGTGTCATCAAAAAAGAACCCGGACCACGTCCCTATCGTTATCGCATACATAATGATTTAATCCAAGAGCTTACACTTGATGAGCTAATTGACCTTTATGATTTTATCGATGTGATGTCGAATACGCAGGTACCGTCCGTTCAAGGCTATTTACTGCGAGATGGGCTTAAAAAGCATATGAATCGGACCTCATCGGAACCAGCATCCATAGAACCATTCCTTTATAAATATCATTATCATTCACGTATTTTGGATGAAGCGCATCTGTCCATCCTTCTATCAGCTATTCAAAATCGCTGCAAGATCGATTTCTTATACTTTTCGCCCAAAAATTCGCAATCCTATTCTTCGAAAAATACAAATCCCTTATTTGAACGTGAAATGGAAGGGAAGCTCCAAAAAACATTACCGCTCAAAATTGTCTACGATCACCAATATGGACGATGGTACCTTCTCGCTTATGATTCACGGCATGGCATCAAGAAATATCGGATGGAAGGCATGACTCAGATTGAGCATGGTGAGCGTGTCGACTCCATCCTTTTTGATGAGAAGAAAAGTGTATTGGAAGAGAGTATAAAGCATAGTTGGGTTCTTGATACCGGACGATCGGTTACCTTGAAAGTAAGATTTTTTAACCCAGGTGATACGGGGCCGAATTTCATTAAAGATCGCGTCCTGCTTCAGGGGCAGTGGGGAGAGATTACGGAAGAGACGACAGATTGGTTTATTTTCGAGATAGAGGTTAATGGAACTACGGAAATTAAGCCTTGGATTAGAAGCTTCGGATCCAGCTGCGAGGTGCTTGAACCCCTCTATTTTCGGAATGAGATGATATCGGAGTGGAAGGAGCTTGAGGCGTATTATGAACCTGTTCGAGAAAATATTTAA
- a CDS encoding WYL domain-containing protein: MNLFEKIFNYQMITRLEDSGTFMITSQERSWLKTMLNHPSASYAFTPVTLEKLESVLVDENTLDFAEAFVEKARSKEKQVYHPMLRALRRFIIRQTAIQLTYKVKDDRTFTNEMAYPYKLEYSLVKKEWYLLWYHIRHRAMMSSKLDKIESIKELTISAERVAQIGLDIEKLLQKRQIHATIEVIKEYNRELSRILYAFSCFEKQVDYDEIRETYTIRLTFLNNEAEYVLSKLRFLGKRVRVTQGDHLQRRMLESAKKALARYEET, from the coding sequence ATGAACCTGTTCGAGAAAATATTTAACTATCAAATGATCACGCGGCTGGAGGATTCGGGCACTTTCATGATCACCTCACAGGAAAGGTCATGGCTGAAGACCATGCTTAACCACCCCTCAGCGTCCTATGCCTTCACCCCAGTAACACTAGAAAAGCTTGAATCTGTGCTAGTTGATGAGAACACCTTGGATTTTGCTGAAGCCTTTGTTGAAAAAGCTCGAAGTAAGGAGAAGCAGGTCTATCACCCGATGCTTCGCGCATTACGTCGATTCATTATAAGACAAACTGCTATCCAACTTACTTACAAAGTGAAGGATGATCGGACTTTTACCAATGAAATGGCTTATCCCTATAAGCTTGAGTATTCCTTGGTAAAAAAAGAATGGTACTTGCTCTGGTATCACATCAGACATCGGGCGATGATGAGTTCAAAGCTCGACAAGATTGAATCGATCAAAGAATTGACCATTTCTGCTGAGCGAGTCGCCCAAATTGGCTTAGACATAGAGAAACTGCTGCAAAAACGTCAGATTCATGCAACGATTGAGGTTATAAAGGAATACAATCGGGAGTTATCGCGGATTTTATATGCCTTCTCTTGCTTTGAGAAGCAAGTTGATTATGATGAAATTCGAGAAACGTATACAATCCGATTAACTTTTCTAAATAATGAAGCCGAATATGTCCTTAGCAAACTTCGTTTCTTGGGCAAGCGGGTGCGTGTCACCCAAGGCGATCATTTGCAAAGGAGAATGCTTGAATCGGCCAAAAAAGCTTTGGCTAGGTATGAGGAAACATAG
- a CDS encoding solute symporter family protein — protein sequence MNFFAFVFFVAVVIGTLVITYHSAKRTMNTNDFYVAGNRLTGFQNGLAISGDYMSAASFLGITGTIAIYGFDGFFYSIGFLASYVVVLYIIAEPLHNLGRFTMADAIAVRFQEKNLRGCMAINNILITIFYMIAQLVGAGGIIHLLLGVQYSSAILVVGSLMTIYVAFGGMLATSWVQIIKAILLVCSTFMISLMVLARFHWNIYDLYMYVSQATPLKEKFVQPGNLFSGPLDTLSFNLALVLGTAGLPHIISRFYTVKEAQTVRSSVIHATWLIGAFYVMTIFLGFGAAAFVDRTLLLGEDNMAAPLLAKALGGEFWMAFISAVAFATILAVVSGLVLAATSAFSHDIYSSILKKGKATEAQQMLVAKCSAVVVGVLSIILALGAQRLNVAFLVSLAFAVAASANLPLLVLTLYWRRFNSTGAIIGLLTGLIASILFVILSPNVMDPSSGWIRCEALFPLNNPGIVSIPLGFLGGILGTLLTSKKNDPDHYDKMMVQSQLARVELSE from the coding sequence ATGAATTTTTTCGCGTTTGTCTTTTTCGTGGCCGTAGTGATTGGGACGCTAGTTATTACGTACCATTCTGCTAAACGTACAATGAACACGAATGACTTTTATGTGGCTGGAAATCGACTCACTGGCTTTCAAAACGGGCTGGCCATTTCCGGTGATTATATGAGTGCCGCTTCTTTTCTTGGTATTACGGGGACAATTGCCATTTATGGCTTTGATGGTTTTTTCTATTCTATAGGCTTCCTAGCATCCTACGTGGTTGTTCTCTATATCATCGCAGAACCACTGCATAATCTAGGACGTTTTACGATGGCAGATGCGATCGCAGTGCGGTTTCAAGAGAAGAATCTTAGAGGTTGTATGGCGATTAACAATATCTTGATCACGATTTTTTATATGATTGCTCAATTGGTTGGCGCAGGGGGGATCATTCATTTACTGCTTGGGGTGCAGTATTCCTCTGCCATCCTTGTAGTGGGCAGCTTGATGACCATTTATGTGGCTTTCGGTGGTATGCTTGCTACTTCTTGGGTGCAAATTATCAAGGCTATTCTACTCGTGTGCAGTACTTTTATGATCAGCCTGATGGTACTTGCCCGATTTCATTGGAATATTTATGATCTGTATATGTATGTTTCGCAGGCCACTCCGTTAAAGGAGAAGTTTGTGCAGCCTGGGAATTTATTTTCGGGACCCTTGGATACGCTTTCCTTTAATCTGGCTTTGGTATTGGGGACGGCAGGACTGCCGCACATCATCTCCAGATTCTATACAGTCAAAGAGGCGCAGACCGTCAGGTCTTCCGTCATTCATGCCACTTGGCTAATCGGCGCTTTTTATGTGATGACCATCTTTCTTGGTTTTGGTGCAGCGGCCTTCGTTGACCGAACATTATTATTAGGCGAGGACAATATGGCGGCGCCTTTACTTGCCAAGGCACTTGGCGGCGAGTTTTGGATGGCGTTCATTTCAGCGGTTGCTTTTGCCACGATTCTGGCTGTAGTCTCGGGGTTGGTGCTGGCGGCTACGTCCGCCTTTTCCCATGATATTTACAGCAGTATATTGAAAAAAGGAAAAGCCACGGAGGCCCAGCAAATGCTGGTTGCCAAATGTTCCGCAGTAGTGGTCGGTGTATTGTCTATCATACTTGCTTTAGGTGCCCAGCGGTTAAACGTGGCATTCCTTGTCTCTCTGGCTTTTGCAGTAGCTGCTTCTGCGAACTTGCCCTTACTTGTGCTTACGCTGTACTGGCGCAGATTCAATTCAACTGGTGCCATAATCGGACTGTTAACGGGACTTATCGCTTCGATCTTATTCGTGATTCTAAGTCCCAATGTGATGGATCCATCGTCAGGCTGGATTCGTTGTGAAGCGCTGTTCCCTTTGAATAATCCAGGGATTGTTTCTATTCCGCTTGGATTCCTTGGAGGGATCCTGGGTACCTTGCTAACTTCGAAGAAGAATGATCCGGATCATTACGATAAGATGATGGTTCAATCCCAATTGGCACGGGTGGAATTGAGTGAATAA
- a CDS encoding solute symporter family protein, producing MSPTAVILFLCIILLTMIITYYAAKKTDSSNEFYTGGGGLTGWQNGLAIAGDYMSAASFLGIAGTIALTGFDGFFYSLGFLVAYLVVLYLVAEPLRNLGKYTMADMIAARFANQNVRGVAALNTITISIFYMIAQLVGAGALIKLLFGFNYYTSVLIVGILMTIYVVFGGMRATSWVQITKAVLLMGGTLILSLIVLAKFNFSISEMFTQLKTATPLKEAFLNPGNKYKIPVETLSLNLALVLGTAGLPHILTRFYTVKNAATARSSVVSATWVIGIFYVMTLFLGFGAAAFVGAKDITAIDKGGNMAAPLLAKALGGDFLFAFISAVAFATILAVVTGLVLSAASAFSHDFYGQIVRKGKATDKEELKVARFASIGVAVLSIIFALFAQKLNVAFLVSIAFAVAASANLPVILFTVYWKRFNTTGAIVGMLSGLLSCILLVAVGPNIWGEAGKAILVGNPLINLANPGIISIPLGFLGAFVGTMLSTQRDDVKYTEINVKANTGM from the coding sequence ATGAGTCCAACTGCCGTCATTCTATTTCTTTGTATTATTTTGTTAACGATGATTATTACGTATTATGCAGCTAAGAAAACGGATAGCTCGAATGAATTTTATACGGGCGGCGGTGGTTTAACGGGGTGGCAGAACGGGCTTGCGATTGCCGGGGATTATATGTCGGCAGCCTCCTTCTTGGGAATCGCAGGGACGATTGCCTTGACTGGATTTGATGGATTCTTCTACAGTCTAGGTTTTCTAGTTGCCTATCTTGTCGTCCTCTATTTAGTAGCGGAACCGCTTCGAAATCTGGGGAAATATACGATGGCAGATATGATCGCAGCGCGATTTGCTAACCAGAATGTTCGTGGGGTTGCCGCATTAAACACGATCACTATTTCCATCTTCTATATGATCGCGCAACTTGTAGGAGCGGGTGCTTTGATCAAACTTCTATTCGGATTTAATTACTATACCTCTGTATTAATCGTGGGTATCTTGATGACCATCTATGTGGTATTTGGCGGAATGAGAGCCACGAGTTGGGTGCAAATTACCAAAGCGGTCCTTCTGATGGGTGGGACGCTGATTCTATCACTTATCGTTCTAGCGAAATTTAATTTCAGTATTTCCGAAATGTTTACCCAACTGAAAACAGCGACTCCATTGAAAGAGGCGTTTTTAAATCCGGGTAACAAATATAAGATTCCGGTTGAAACGCTCTCGCTTAACCTTGCCTTGGTGCTCGGAACTGCTGGATTGCCGCATATTCTTACTCGTTTCTATACAGTTAAAAATGCGGCTACAGCAAGAAGTTCTGTTGTCTCGGCAACATGGGTTATCGGTATTTTCTATGTCATGACCTTATTCCTTGGCTTTGGAGCTGCAGCATTTGTTGGCGCTAAGGATATCACAGCGATTGATAAAGGTGGGAACATGGCTGCGCCGCTGTTAGCCAAAGCACTAGGCGGGGACTTCTTGTTTGCCTTTATTTCAGCGGTTGCTTTTGCTACGATATTAGCGGTCGTTACCGGATTAGTGCTTTCTGCCGCTTCGGCCTTCTCCCATGATTTTTACGGACAAATCGTTCGTAAAGGCAAAGCGACGGATAAGGAAGAATTGAAAGTAGCCCGTTTCGCTTCGATTGGTGTAGCCGTGCTCTCGATCATCTTTGCACTGTTTGCTCAAAAGCTCAATGTTGCTTTCCTAGTATCTATTGCCTTCGCTGTTGCGGCAAGTGCTAATTTGCCAGTCATTCTCTTCACTGTCTACTGGAAAAGGTTTAACACGACTGGTGCGATTGTCGGTATGTTAAGTGGACTATTAAGCTGTATCCTACTTGTTGCCGTGGGCCCAAATATTTGGGGAGAGGCAGGGAAGGCGATTCTGGTGGGCAATCCGCTTATTAATTTGGCTAATCCTGGCATTATCTCCATACCGCTTGGGTTCCTTGGAGCTTTTGTTGGAACGATGCTTTCCACACAAAGAGACGATGTGAAATATACGGAAATTAATGTAAAAGCAAATACGGGTATGTAA
- a CDS encoding DUF485 domain-containing protein, whose protein sequence is MSNNKPIHYGEVAQSEKFKELIGSKKRFIIPMTIFFLLFYFTLPILTSYTKVLNNPAIGPISWAWVYAFAQFLMTWALCIIYSRKSKEFDRKIEEIKSETGGTSL, encoded by the coding sequence ATGTCAAACAACAAGCCAATACATTATGGGGAAGTGGCACAATCTGAAAAATTCAAGGAATTAATCGGCAGCAAAAAGCGATTTATCATTCCGATGACGATTTTTTTCCTTCTTTTTTATTTTACACTGCCTATCTTAACCTCTTACACCAAAGTACTGAATAATCCGGCAATCGGCCCTATTTCATGGGCATGGGTGTACGCTTTTGCACAGTTTCTGATGACTTGGGCGCTATGTATCATTTACTCCAGGAAATCCAAGGAATTCGACCGAAAAATTGAAGAAATAAAATCGGAAACTGGGGGTACTTCGTTATGA
- a CDS encoding LytR/AlgR family response regulator transcription factor produces the protein MRTIKVMIAEDEWLARKELIYLLGMEEDVELMPHASNGKELLELVKEWEPDAIYLDIQMPELDGVQAAQMLKMAAHAPLIVFTTAHDDHAVEAFGLNAVDYLLKPYSHERLKESLDRIRSKLSNSPLMAESRPSKMQFSSKARNWNKLLIIDGEKHVLLDPETILYAEREEKSIHIYTFSNQIYMSKMSLQELENKLGELPFFRPHRSYLVNLNGIDELVPWFNGAFNLILKNERRTQIPVSREMAKELFRLLK, from the coding sequence ATGAGAACCATTAAGGTCATGATTGCTGAAGATGAGTGGCTGGCCCGTAAAGAGCTGATCTATCTGTTGGGGATGGAAGAAGATGTTGAGTTGATGCCGCATGCCTCCAACGGTAAGGAGTTATTGGAGCTTGTGAAAGAATGGGAGCCAGATGCTATATATTTGGATATTCAAATGCCGGAATTAGACGGCGTGCAAGCCGCCCAAATGCTAAAAATGGCTGCGCATGCGCCCCTAATTGTATTCACAACGGCCCACGATGACCATGCGGTTGAGGCGTTCGGGTTGAATGCTGTTGATTATTTACTTAAACCTTATAGTCACGAGCGTCTCAAGGAATCACTGGATCGGATTCGCAGCAAGCTTTCCAATAGCCCACTGATGGCGGAATCACGGCCAAGCAAAATGCAATTTTCCTCCAAAGCAAGGAACTGGAATAAGCTATTGATCATAGATGGGGAGAAGCATGTCCTGCTTGATCCTGAGACTATCCTTTATGCCGAGAGGGAAGAGAAAAGCATCCATATTTATACGTTTTCCAACCAGATTTATATGTCCAAAATGAGCCTGCAGGAGCTAGAAAATAAGCTCGGGGAACTGCCTTTTTTTCGTCCTCATCGCAGTTATTTAGTTAATTTAAATGGTATCGATGAATTAGTTCCATGGTTCAATGGCGCTTTTAATTTGATTTTGAAAAATGAAAGAAGAACGCAAATACCCGTTTCGCGGGAGATGGCCAAAGAGTTGTTTAGGCTGCTCAAATGA
- a CDS encoding LytS/YhcK type 5TM receptor domain-containing protein yields MEALALLLFERMGILLIVTFILTRIPIVRQLLDRKMSVMNTIYFICLFGLFGILGTYAGVVIEGGVISSSFWIFPLQADQALAHSALVGVVIGGLMGGPIVGIGAGLITGCHLYMMSGFTGLAGGIAAPLIGLLAGGVARFFLQERVISPVKAIFIGMFAPIVQMGIILIVSTPSEKAIELVDLIGIPMVLTNSISIAIFTTMLRVVFREEERAVAYETQRALHIAEAALPHLKQGLTYQSADAIAWLLLRELKTAAVAVTNTQNILAHAGLGDRILIPGEPIRSELSRQAIGTGKLQIALNHEDIQPNHRTLRAAIIVPIKQAGHVAGLIKLYFKKPQEIRSVEIVLAEGLGKLLSYQLSVAMHENMEALMKESELRILQSQINPHFLFNTLNSIVSLIRIEPDMARHITMQLSTYMRLNIKLIASHTISIQQEIMHLRSYLEIIQIRFKDQITMEVQLDSDLLIAMIPPVTLQPLVENCIKHGLKDRNHGGRIRIQVLSCKDTLQISIEDNGSGIRPEVIEQLGKVPINSSEGNGIGVYNVNQRLIGLFGQESRLFIENHVNGGCRFSFNIPGTSTERRVYADENH; encoded by the coding sequence ATGGAGGCGCTTGCACTTCTGCTTTTTGAGCGTATGGGTATTCTGTTGATCGTGACGTTTATCCTGACGCGAATTCCTATCGTACGTCAGCTTCTGGACAGAAAAATGTCCGTTATGAATACAATTTATTTCATTTGTTTATTTGGTTTGTTTGGCATTCTTGGCACCTATGCAGGAGTGGTGATCGAGGGGGGAGTCATTTCATCTTCCTTTTGGATCTTTCCTCTGCAGGCCGATCAAGCATTAGCCCATTCCGCTCTGGTTGGCGTTGTCATCGGAGGTTTAATGGGAGGTCCGATTGTCGGGATCGGTGCAGGTTTAATTACGGGATGCCACTTATATATGATGAGTGGATTTACCGGTTTGGCAGGCGGAATCGCCGCTCCGCTGATCGGATTGTTAGCGGGCGGAGTGGCGAGATTCTTCTTGCAGGAACGGGTCATTTCTCCAGTTAAAGCCATTTTTATCGGCATGTTCGCGCCCATCGTACAGATGGGAATCATCCTTATTGTATCAACGCCATCCGAGAAGGCTATTGAACTTGTGGATTTGATCGGCATTCCGATGGTGCTCACGAACAGCATCTCCATCGCGATATTCACAACCATGCTGCGTGTTGTATTTCGGGAAGAGGAACGCGCGGTTGCTTATGAAACACAGCGCGCCCTGCATATCGCAGAAGCTGCGCTGCCACATCTGAAGCAGGGACTGACCTATCAATCGGCAGATGCGATTGCTTGGTTGCTGCTAAGGGAGCTTAAGACAGCTGCGGTTGCAGTGACCAATACGCAGAACATTCTTGCTCACGCTGGGCTCGGGGATAGGATTCTCATACCCGGTGAGCCGATTCGCTCTGAGCTTTCACGACAAGCCATTGGTACAGGTAAGCTGCAAATCGCTCTGAACCACGAGGACATCCAACCGAATCATAGAACACTTCGGGCTGCGATCATAGTTCCGATCAAGCAGGCTGGACATGTTGCCGGTTTGATCAAGCTATATTTTAAAAAACCACAGGAAATTCGTTCGGTTGAAATCGTACTTGCAGAAGGATTAGGCAAACTGCTGTCTTATCAGCTTAGTGTTGCCATGCATGAGAATATGGAGGCATTAATGAAGGAATCCGAACTAAGGATTCTGCAGTCGCAAATAAATCCTCATTTTTTATTCAATACATTGAACTCCATTGTCTCCTTAATTCGAATTGAGCCTGATATGGCAAGGCACATTACCATGCAGCTTAGTACTTATATGAGGCTTAACATCAAGCTTATTGCGTCCCATACCATTTCGATCCAACAGGAAATCATGCACCTTAGGTCGTATTTGGAAATTATCCAGATTCGATTCAAGGATCAGATCACGATGGAAGTTCAGTTGGACTCTGATTTGCTGATAGCTATGATTCCTCCCGTTACACTGCAGCCCTTAGTTGAGAACTGTATCAAACATGGATTGAAAGATAGGAATCACGGGGGGCGAATCCGAATACAAGTGTTGAGCTGTAAGGATACTTTACAAATATCAATCGAAGATAACGGGAGCGGCATACGTCCTGAAGTGATTGAGCAATTAGGCAAAGTACCAATAAATAGCAGCGAAGGGAACGGGATAGGTGTTTACAATGTCAATCAACGACTAATCGGCTTATTTGGCCAGGAATCAAGGCTTTTTATCGAAAATCATGTAAATGGCGGATGTAGATTTTCATTTAACATTCCTGGGACAAGTACGGAGAGGAGGGTATACGCAGATGAGAACCATTAA
- a CDS encoding RQC-minor-1 family DNA-binding protein, whose translation MATLNHKKKQSKPELEASLKEEEIRYILHAADSLIGSGGRSMLAKILKGSRDKKLLELELNKNVAYGFYSYLTLEQITERVDWMIKNDFLGLEYNRDMPLLIFTEKGWLIQCDQLTDLLLHQWSQWIEAGIGDIDMSYLKDRNRGMILLFLQKVAGTSDERFIPLLKRWQLVDYQKVKKAIMEVIAHLQNKGESRLVLEGAAPQMDMTSNLFHQPREAERLKCWECGKRFEWKVEEQDVFRMRGWDPPKRCSSCRDERRWQKEGYTWNDFD comes from the coding sequence ATGGCCACATTGAATCATAAGAAGAAGCAGTCAAAACCGGAGCTGGAAGCTAGTTTAAAAGAAGAGGAAATCCGTTATATCCTTCACGCGGCAGATAGTTTGATCGGTAGTGGAGGAAGGAGCATGTTGGCCAAAATTTTAAAGGGCTCACGCGATAAAAAGCTGTTGGAGCTGGAATTGAACAAGAATGTCGCCTATGGCTTCTATAGTTACTTGACTCTAGAGCAAATTACAGAACGAGTCGATTGGATGATCAAGAATGATTTTCTTGGGTTGGAGTACAATCGCGATATGCCCCTGCTTATTTTCACAGAAAAAGGATGGCTGATCCAATGCGATCAGCTGACTGACCTGCTGCTGCATCAGTGGAGCCAGTGGATTGAAGCCGGAATTGGCGATATAGATATGTCCTATCTGAAAGATCGCAACCGAGGCATGATTTTGCTTTTCTTACAGAAAGTTGCGGGCACTTCGGATGAACGCTTCATTCCACTGCTCAAGCGATGGCAGCTTGTCGATTATCAGAAGGTGAAGAAAGCGATAATGGAAGTAATTGCTCATCTTCAAAATAAGGGGGAGAGTCGCCTAGTTTTAGAAGGTGCAGCACCTCAAATGGATATGACTTCCAATCTGTTCCATCAACCGCGCGAAGCGGAACGACTTAAATGCTGGGAATGCGGAAAACGTTTTGAATGGAAGGTAGAGGAACAGGATGTTTTCCGCATGCGTGGCTGGGATCCACCAAAACGTTGTTCTTCTTGCCGGGATGAACGCCGTTGGCAAAAAGAAGGCTACACATGGAATGATTTTGATTAA